One Micavibrio aeruginosavorus ARL-13 genomic window carries:
- a CDS encoding endonuclease/exonuclease/phosphatase family protein: MALFGWAKSLIGAAREFTIALAVLFALSLLAPFWFYFELLSHFTFQYFLLGLALSAFWLIQRKIRPALLTLAITLACFSAMRLPMNEPLRFLSPTIDGPHINLLQFNVQINNGDQTRVIEWIRKHALDHDVLLFYEASPALSESLETLRSDFPYQIHEPRKHAFGMVILSKHEVTNSEITSLYSNFVASFDIRPKNFALPIRIFSLHAIPPGMGRTATRDYEITESAKLISKTKDKHIIFAGDWNITPYAPVFRDILQISGLIYQVPGLQQQPSWPTFAPSFAKIPIDHTLFSASLSPTQRVIHRGTAWSDHNAITTRFTER; this comes from the coding sequence ATGGCCCTGTTTGGTTGGGCAAAATCATTAATCGGAGCAGCCAGGGAATTTACCATCGCCCTGGCTGTTTTGTTTGCACTGTCCCTGCTCGCCCCATTCTGGTTCTACTTTGAACTGCTCAGCCATTTTACCTTTCAATATTTTTTACTTGGGCTGGCCCTCTCTGCCTTCTGGCTCATTCAACGAAAAATTCGTCCGGCACTGCTAACCCTTGCCATCACACTGGCTTGCTTTTCCGCTATGCGCCTGCCAATGAACGAACCGCTTCGTTTCCTCTCCCCCACCATAGACGGGCCACACATCAACCTCCTACAGTTTAATGTCCAGATTAATAATGGTGACCAAACCCGCGTAATTGAATGGATTCGAAAACATGCACTGGACCATGACGTCCTGCTGTTTTACGAGGCCTCCCCCGCTCTGTCAGAGAGTTTAGAAACATTACGTTCGGATTTTCCTTACCAAATTCACGAACCGCGCAAGCACGCTTTCGGCATGGTGATTTTGAGCAAGCACGAGGTCACAAACAGCGAAATTACATCGCTTTACAGTAACTTCGTTGCTAGCTTTGATATCCGACCAAAAAACTTCGCCCTACCAATCAGAATTTTCAGCCTTCACGCTATTCCGCCGGGTATGGGGCGTACAGCCACGCGCGATTACGAGATTACCGAAAGCGCAAAACTTATTTCAAAAACAAAAGACAAACACATCATCTTTGCCGGTGATTGGAACATCACGCCCTACGCACCCGTTTTTCGTGATATTTTACAAATTTCTGGCCTCATCTACCAAGTGCCCGGGTTACAACAGCAACCCAGTTGGCCGACATTCGCCCCCAGCTTCGCCAAAATCCCAATCGACCACACGCTCTTTAGTGCCAGCCTCAGCCCCACCCAACGGGTTATCCACCGGGGAACCGCGTGGTCGGACCATAACGCCATAACAACCCGGTTTACTGAACGCTAG
- a CDS encoding ELM1/GtrOC1 family putative glycosyltransferase: protein MDTPEPNNTVRNAPPYRCNIDGIIRVWAYIGGDDPMRGESRGATGLAQRIAEKLNGRMLYVDENMLHKAFPNTKSMAQKITRLMARDGRPDIVIGHTAEQLIHKTNADPTFLIDTILPTIAERMLPSGMGLNLIVPHHLTPDRLARNGQEFLVRHRNIRRPLTALFLAGLSCADDTAGVIADTCLNGDEGTLYFCPSTRTNQMLYSRMTHDLDKILKRRGLKEKFNIVAPPLDEVKKGFNPYIGLIDQADHAVLVGESQSIISEAIVNGRPVYIHWQELPQERTAHEKNYKPLADAGYIRYLHQQRPDQTLNCARLAPVDTSDIIATKIANDFDRSARLRTLRPGMMALQNPCCLNLKPSGA, encoded by the coding sequence ATGGATACACCAGAGCCGAACAACACAGTCCGCAATGCCCCCCCCTATCGATGCAACATCGACGGGATTATACGGGTCTGGGCCTATATCGGCGGAGACGATCCAATGCGCGGGGAAAGCCGCGGCGCGACCGGTCTGGCACAGCGCATTGCGGAAAAACTGAACGGGCGCATGTTGTATGTCGATGAAAATATGCTGCACAAAGCATTTCCAAACACAAAATCCATGGCCCAAAAAATCACCCGCCTGATGGCGCGCGACGGACGCCCGGATATTGTCATCGGACACACGGCGGAACAACTCATCCATAAAACAAACGCCGACCCAACATTTCTGATCGATACAATTTTACCGACTATAGCGGAAAGAATGCTGCCCAGCGGCATGGGGTTAAACCTGATCGTTCCACATCATTTAACACCCGACCGTCTGGCCCGGAATGGACAGGAATTTTTGGTGCGTCATCGTAATATCCGGCGCCCCCTCACGGCCCTTTTTCTAGCCGGCCTGTCTTGTGCGGATGACACGGCCGGCGTGATCGCCGACACGTGCTTAAACGGGGACGAAGGAACACTTTATTTTTGCCCGTCTACGCGCACGAACCAGATGCTCTATAGCCGCATGACGCATGATCTGGACAAAATTCTGAAGCGCCGCGGATTGAAGGAAAAATTCAATATCGTCGCCCCACCACTGGATGAGGTGAAAAAAGGGTTTAACCCCTATATCGGCTTGATTGATCAGGCGGATCACGCCGTTTTGGTTGGCGAATCCCAATCCATCATATCGGAAGCGATCGTGAATGGCCGCCCGGTTTACATCCATTGGCAAGAGTTACCTCAGGAACGGACCGCCCATGAAAAAAATTACAAACCATTGGCCGATGCCGGATATATTCGCTATCTGCACCAGCAACGGCCAGACCAGACCTTGAATTGTGCGCGCCTTGCCCCCGTTGATACATCGGACATTATCGCCACAAAAATCGCCAATGACTTTGATCGCAGTGCTCGTCTGCGCACCTTACGCCCGGGGATGATGGCCTTGCAAAATCCCTGTTGCCTGAACCTCAAACCATCCGGTGCATGA
- a CDS encoding GGDEF domain-containing protein, which translates to MATGHVVIESLAALPHAQEVQSYLINLAAAATGKKKPSPDLIPDLNRKSGVFVTATDINMVLDHIRTLYIDNGYRDPQDLENDLIRTLQPDMPESAIAAADRYAADDMIPDQLTGYQQKTKVPLVMGLAALYEQTTGQPVSVMEIDYSNMRGTNEHFARLIGTAEGRSPDSVMRDAMNMTDYISLIVAQTITNTVQNHIGDRADVAMIPLRTGGDEVRIVLPGLPADEARAMLNDVHDQIEQVTARAGLHDHIHSKRPLDDRSNGFGACATIFELKANGHNAYSEVIKAADHDIQRTKTELGQNRLNNPALNALKPSGSMDPNLYTDPDIAADHYTHVMAAMADLYQKHVDIKLDINTIPSLESLATKLKPDHFLTLKQIETSFHDHLLTAMKDQGLTLTRDQERLLSAKVTKFPSTDFASGTLIARDFPAMAGAALRVIDDINARTGHNEPPMTMGVSFHNLAGLNETLGHEVSNSVLHYQAQHIIGAALHKEGIADENFVLAHMGGGEFRVLIQPVIPRDNAPPQIITNQNMMNVYQNIQTGVQALNVVRVDDFIALHGGHMDTSDMPDYIADIKNPRAELRGTEDGVVATVFIAPFKTDAISDKNASRRGGTITNFIGEKLFEATQDRRTQTLASLPSPHSAAPEPTGPHDKNRSLF; encoded by the coding sequence ATGGCCACCGGACATGTCGTTATTGAATCGCTGGCCGCCCTGCCCCACGCGCAGGAGGTGCAGAGTTATTTGATTAATCTGGCCGCCGCCGCGACCGGAAAGAAAAAACCTTCGCCCGATTTGATCCCCGATTTAAACCGCAAGAGCGGCGTGTTCGTCACCGCCACCGACATCAATATGGTGTTGGACCATATCCGCACATTGTATATCGACAACGGGTATCGCGACCCACAGGATCTTGAAAACGATTTGATCCGCACATTGCAACCCGACATGCCGGAATCCGCAATTGCCGCCGCCGATCGTTATGCCGCCGATGATATGATCCCCGACCAATTGACGGGGTACCAGCAAAAAACCAAAGTGCCCTTGGTCATGGGGTTGGCCGCCCTGTACGAACAAACAACGGGCCAGCCCGTCAGCGTGATGGAAATTGATTACAGCAATATGCGCGGCACGAACGAACATTTTGCCCGCCTGATCGGCACCGCCGAAGGACGCAGCCCTGACAGCGTCATGCGCGACGCCATGAACATGACGGATTATATTTCCCTGATCGTCGCACAAACCATTACGAATACGGTGCAAAATCATATCGGTGACCGTGCTGATGTCGCCATGATCCCCCTGCGCACGGGCGGGGATGAAGTGCGGATTGTCCTGCCCGGATTACCGGCAGATGAAGCCCGCGCCATGCTCAACGATGTGCATGATCAAATTGAACAGGTCACCGCCCGCGCAGGATTGCACGATCATATCCATTCCAAACGCCCGTTGGATGATCGATCCAACGGGTTCGGGGCTTGCGCAACCATCTTTGAATTGAAAGCCAATGGGCACAATGCCTATAGCGAAGTCATTAAAGCCGCCGACCATGATATTCAACGCACCAAAACGGAATTGGGGCAAAACCGCCTGAACAATCCGGCTCTGAACGCCCTGAAACCATCGGGCAGTATGGACCCCAATCTTTACACCGACCCAGATATCGCCGCCGACCATTACACCCATGTTATGGCGGCCATGGCGGATTTATATCAAAAGCACGTTGATATAAAATTGGACATCAATACGATACCGTCACTGGAATCGCTGGCCACAAAATTAAAACCGGATCATTTCCTGACCCTGAAACAGATTGAAACATCATTCCACGATCATTTATTGACCGCCATGAAGGATCAAGGACTGACCCTGACGCGGGATCAGGAACGGTTACTCAGCGCCAAGGTCACAAAATTCCCCTCAACCGATTTTGCCAGTGGCACATTGATCGCGCGTGATTTCCCGGCCATGGCCGGGGCGGCCCTGCGCGTGATTGACGATATCAACGCGCGCACCGGGCACAATGAACCACCCATGACCATGGGGGTCAGCTTTCACAATCTGGCCGGCTTGAATGAAACATTGGGGCATGAGGTCAGCAATTCCGTCCTGCATTATCAGGCCCAGCACATCATTGGCGCCGCCCTGCACAAGGAAGGGATTGCCGATGAAAATTTCGTTCTGGCCCATATGGGTGGCGGTGAATTTCGTGTCCTGATCCAACCCGTGATCCCACGCGACAATGCCCCGCCACAGATCATCACCAACCAAAACATGATGAATGTTTACCAAAACATTCAAACCGGTGTTCAGGCCCTGAACGTCGTGCGGGTTGATGATTTTATCGCCCTGCATGGCGGGCATATGGACACCAGCGACATGCCCGATTATATCGCCGACATTAAAAACCCGCGCGCGGAACTACGCGGAACCGAAGACGGAGTGGTGGCCACCGTCTTTATCGCCCCATTCAAGACGGATGCCATATCCGATAAAAATGCATCCCGCCGCGGCGGAACCATCACAAACTTCATTGGTGAAAAATTATTCGAAGCGACTCAGGATCGGCGAACCCAAACACTCGCATCCCTGCCCTCACCACATAGCGCAGCCCCGGAACCAACGGGACCGCATGATAAAAATCGGTCTTTGTTCTAA
- the ctrA gene encoding response regulator transcription factor CtrA has translation MRVLLVEDDSSTAKSIELMLKSEGYIVDTTDLGEDGLEIGKIYDYDIIILDLMLPDMDGYDVLKNLRAAKITTPILILSGLSEMDNKIKGLGFGADDYLTKPFDKRELIARIQAIVRRSQGHSQSVIMTGKVKVNLDTRTVEVDSKPLHLTGKEYGILELLSLRKGSTLTKEMFLNHLYGGMDEPEVKIIDVFICKLRKKLANAAGGDNYIETVWGRGYVLRDPEAEKKKAAARA, from the coding sequence ATGCGCGTTCTGCTCGTAGAAGATGACAGCTCCACAGCGAAAAGCATCGAACTGATGCTGAAATCCGAAGGTTACATTGTCGACACGACCGATCTGGGGGAAGACGGTCTGGAGATCGGCAAGATTTACGATTACGACATTATCATTCTGGACCTGATGCTGCCCGACATGGACGGCTACGATGTTCTGAAAAATCTGCGCGCCGCAAAAATCACCACCCCGATCCTGATCCTGTCCGGTCTGTCCGAAATGGATAACAAGATTAAGGGACTGGGCTTCGGTGCCGATGATTATTTGACCAAGCCGTTCGACAAACGTGAACTGATCGCCCGTATTCAAGCCATCGTTCGCCGTTCGCAGGGCCACAGCCAGTCCGTCATTATGACCGGCAAGGTGAAAGTGAACCTGGACACCCGCACGGTTGAAGTGGACAGCAAGCCGCTGCATTTGACCGGCAAGGAATACGGCATTCTGGAACTGCTTTCTTTGCGTAAGGGCTCGACCCTGACCAAGGAAATGTTCCTGAACCATTTGTACGGCGGTATGGACGAACCGGAAGTGAAAATCATCGACGTGTTCATCTGCAAACTGCGCAAAAAACTGGCCAACGCCGCCGGTGGCGATAACTACATCGAAACCGTCTGGGGCCGCGGCTACGTCCTGCGCGATCCGGAAGCCGAAAAGAAAAAAGCTGCCGCACGGGCATAA
- a CDS encoding ELM1/GtrOC1 family putative glycosyltransferase: MTMGFRCNRDGTTRIWAYIGNDDPTRGESHGAIGLAKRIAERLNGNALVIDRVMMQDCFKDTHETAQRIKTLAAQHGAPDLVIGHAAKESLFTQSPLPTIFIPTSLPSMADDLFRGTALDGVVPHHLTTDNLKHAQTEFDCRHPDLPRPLTAIFTTSLWQYSDQDNLFHDLARHGHLDGTVYFCPSRRTEPDLYQTLTNRFKSIAIHTGRVEHIRIIAPSYTSIEHGYNPYNGLVAAADHAILLGESQSILSECITRGRAIYTDTPYAVAHTLLAQRYVRDFNRHDPRQPLAGTELPPLNVTDHIAAHIAEKFNAFALQRTCDPHGMAMKNPFVHAPNLNQPRF, translated from the coding sequence ATGACAATGGGATTTCGGTGTAACAGGGATGGGACAACACGCATCTGGGCCTATATCGGCAACGACGACCCCACGCGCGGCGAAAGCCATGGCGCGATTGGCCTTGCCAAACGTATTGCGGAACGTCTGAACGGAAACGCGCTGGTGATTGACCGCGTCATGATGCAGGATTGCTTTAAAGATACGCATGAAACAGCCCAGCGCATCAAAACACTTGCGGCACAGCATGGCGCACCCGACCTTGTGATTGGCCATGCCGCGAAAGAAAGCCTGTTTACGCAATCCCCTTTGCCAACCATTTTTATTCCAACGTCCCTGCCATCCATGGCAGACGATCTTTTCCGTGGGACGGCATTGGATGGGGTTGTCCCCCATCATTTGACCACGGACAATCTGAAACACGCGCAGACAGAATTCGATTGCCGGCACCCCGACCTGCCCCGCCCGCTAACCGCGATTTTTACAACAAGCCTGTGGCAGTATAGCGATCAGGACAATTTGTTTCACGACCTTGCACGCCATGGCCACCTAGACGGCACGGTTTATTTTTGCCCCAGCCGCCGCACCGAACCGGATTTGTACCAGACATTGACAAATCGATTTAAAAGCATCGCAATCCACACCGGGCGCGTTGAGCATATACGCATTATTGCCCCATCCTACACCTCGATTGAACACGGATATAATCCCTATAACGGATTGGTTGCTGCGGCCGATCACGCCATCCTGCTGGGTGAATCTCAATCCATCTTGTCGGAATGCATCACGCGCGGGCGAGCCATCTATACGGATACGCCCTATGCGGTCGCGCATACCCTGCTGGCCCAGCGATATGTTCGCGATTTTAATCGGCACGATCCGCGCCAGCCATTGGCCGGAACAGAATTGCCGCCCCTGAATGTGACGGACCACATCGCCGCCCACATCGCCGAAAAATTTAACGCCTTCGCCCTGCAACGGACGTGCGACCCGCACGGTATGGCCATGAAGAACCCGTTCGTGCACGCCCCCAACCTTAACCAACCCCGGTTTTAA
- a CDS encoding ELM1/GtrOC1 family putative glycosyltransferase, with protein MRDVRDADTTKPMASLALSAANDNDSASTNGLKTKLSIALTRMMARFDRDHREGYAESILRHATVRLNNPDGKPRVWVYIGTDHMHRGDTHGTIGIGQCIAERLGADILQIDQDMLDRSFPNTQDLRKRLSSLVKTHGQPDIILGTRSIEAICALSQPPTLHVISVNESHTKTLHSPLLKEIAPHHLTMDLLQEAGRDLRRRHRKLTAPIIAVFLASASRVEHRNAIQKLSKLCRHNDRTIVYFCASHRTSEKQQGLLVSAFKKALANDNIQDRVRIISSNREQNARKFNPYKGLLSLADHAVLLGQSVSMLSEAIANGRPIYLSQGDHHARTGYQELKKHGYVKIIEEMDDSAPLQKEQYPPLNATEAVANHIVEYFQLAAKARSVSSQARKQPFGCGHDFKNQIIRTVLKL; from the coding sequence ATGCGCGATGTGCGGGACGCCGACACGACAAAACCCATGGCCAGCCTCGCTCTCAGCGCGGCCAATGATAATGATTCCGCCTCCACCAATGGATTGAAAACGAAGCTCTCCATCGCACTAACGCGCATGATGGCCCGGTTCGACCGCGACCATCGCGAGGGCTATGCCGAATCCATCCTGCGCCATGCCACGGTGCGTTTAAACAACCCCGATGGAAAACCACGTGTTTGGGTCTATATCGGCACAGACCACATGCATCGCGGCGACACCCATGGAACGATCGGAATCGGCCAGTGCATTGCCGAACGTCTTGGTGCGGACATTTTGCAAATTGATCAGGACATGCTCGACCGTTCATTCCCGAATACACAAGATTTAAGAAAACGCCTTTCGTCGCTGGTCAAAACCCACGGTCAGCCGGATATTATTCTGGGCACGCGGTCGATTGAGGCGATATGTGCCCTTTCTCAACCGCCGACACTGCACGTTATATCTGTCAATGAAAGCCATACAAAAACACTGCATAGCCCATTGTTAAAAGAAATCGCACCGCACCATCTGACCATGGATCTTTTACAAGAGGCCGGACGTGATTTGCGCCGCCGCCACAGAAAACTGACCGCCCCCATCATTGCCGTCTTTCTGGCCAGCGCGTCCAGAGTCGAACATCGAAACGCGATTCAAAAATTGTCAAAACTGTGCCGCCACAATGACAGAACCATCGTATATTTCTGTGCCTCTCATCGCACATCGGAAAAACAACAGGGTTTACTGGTCTCTGCATTTAAAAAGGCACTGGCCAACGATAATATTCAGGATCGCGTCCGCATCATTTCATCAAACCGCGAACAAAATGCGCGCAAATTTAATCCGTACAAGGGGCTTTTGAGCCTTGCCGACCACGCCGTGCTTCTGGGACAATCCGTGTCCATGCTGTCGGAAGCGATTGCAAATGGCCGTCCCATCTATCTGAGCCAGGGCGACCATCACGCACGGACTGGCTATCAGGAGTTAAAAAAGCACGGGTATGTAAAAATTATCGAAGAAATGGACGATTCAGCCCCATTGCAGAAAGAACAGTACCCACCGCTGAACGCCACGGAAGCCGTCGCCAACCATATTGTCGAATATTTCCAACTGGCCGCCAAAGCCCGCAGCGTCAGCAGTCAGGCAAGAAAACAGCCTTTTGGCTGTGGGCATGATTTCAAGAATCAAATTATACGAACCGTTTTAAAGCTCTAA
- the pgsA gene encoding CDP-diacylglycerol--glycerol-3-phosphate 3-phosphatidyltransferase produces the protein MKTIPKNTANILTVLRILLVPVIAGLLLVPAAWAVWTAFVLYGLCAFTDWLDGWIARKYDQYSDFGRFLDPIADKILVAALFIMLAATKAIPGIWLALPIIIMTREFLVAGLREFLGPKGVVVHVTQLAKWKTAVQMIALGILIPGMLYTGVAQAGLLLLLVATILTVITGWDYMKTARSYFKS, from the coding sequence ATGAAAACGATTCCAAAAAACACCGCCAATATCCTGACGGTTTTGCGCATTCTGTTGGTTCCGGTGATTGCGGGGCTGTTGCTGGTTCCGGCTGCGTGGGCGGTGTGGACGGCGTTTGTCCTGTATGGGCTGTGCGCCTTTACCGACTGGCTGGATGGGTGGATCGCGCGGAAATATGATCAATATTCCGATTTTGGCCGTTTCCTCGACCCGATTGCCGATAAAATCCTGGTCGCGGCCTTGTTCATCATGCTGGCCGCGACGAAGGCTATTCCCGGTATCTGGCTGGCCCTGCCCATCATTATCATGACACGCGAATTTCTGGTCGCGGGCTTGCGCGAATTTCTGGGACCGAAGGGCGTTGTGGTCCATGTCACGCAACTGGCCAAATGGAAAACCGCCGTGCAGATGATTGCGTTGGGCATCTTGATCCCCGGCATGTTGTACACAGGCGTAGCACAGGCAGGGTTATTGCTTCTGCTGGTTGCGACAATCCTGACCGTCATTACCGGATGGGATTATATGAAGACCGCGCGCAGCTATTTTAAATCGTAA
- the fliI gene encoding flagellar protein export ATPase FliI produces the protein MDRLAEQAEASISILPDYQVCGRVTKILGLLVEIAGFGSDLTIGSRVRLHPAHAPSVPCEVVGFKDGRALLMPFGNLDGIGLGNPAEIEGRKPVICPDDRWLGRVINGMAQPIDGKGHLPMGGHPVPLRNTPPPPHSRQRMGEKLDLGVRAVNTFTPVCRGQRMGIFAGSGVGKSVLLSMMARYTEADISVIGLIGERGREVQEFLEDDLGPDGLARSVVIVATGDEPALMRRQAAYTTLAVAEYFRRQGKQVLCLMDSVTRFAMAQREIGLSAGEPPTSKGYPPTTFGELARLLERAGPGGPGEGSITGLFSVLVEGDDTNEPIADAVRGIIDGHIVMERAIADRGRYPAINVLRSVSRALPRALNDEQNAILKRAKQVITSYEDMAELIRLGAYRKGTDPKVDEAIDLYPKMEEFLAQNKDDNTTIVEGFARMQEMLNSVATPRGRRF, from the coding sequence ATGGACCGTCTCGCCGAACAAGCCGAAGCTTCAATCTCAATCCTGCCCGACTATCAAGTCTGTGGGCGGGTGACGAAGATTCTTGGGCTTTTGGTGGAAATTGCCGGATTTGGGTCCGATCTGACCATCGGGTCGCGGGTCCGCCTGCACCCGGCGCACGCGCCATCCGTGCCGTGCGAGGTCGTGGGGTTCAAGGATGGCCGGGCGTTGCTGATGCCGTTTGGCAATCTGGACGGGATCGGCCTGGGCAATCCGGCGGAGATTGAGGGGCGCAAGCCCGTCATCTGCCCGGATGATCGGTGGCTGGGCCGCGTGATCAATGGCATGGCACAACCAATCGATGGCAAGGGGCATTTGCCGATGGGGGGGCACCCGGTGCCGTTGCGGAATACACCGCCACCGCCGCACAGCCGCCAGCGTATGGGCGAAAAACTGGATCTGGGCGTCCGTGCCGTCAATACATTCACCCCCGTCTGCCGTGGGCAGCGTATGGGGATCTTCGCGGGCTCTGGCGTTGGTAAATCGGTCCTGCTGTCGATGATGGCGCGGTATACCGAGGCCGATATTTCCGTGATCGGTCTGATCGGGGAACGGGGACGCGAGGTTCAGGAATTTTTGGAAGACGATCTGGGCCCCGATGGTCTGGCGCGATCGGTTGTGATTGTCGCCACCGGGGATGAACCCGCTTTGATGCGGCGGCAGGCGGCGTACACGACGCTGGCCGTGGCCGAATATTTCCGCAGACAGGGGAAGCAGGTTTTGTGCCTGATGGACTCCGTCACGCGTTTCGCCATGGCCCAACGTGAAATCGGGTTGAGCGCGGGTGAGCCGCCAACGTCCAAGGGCTATCCGCCAACCACGTTCGGCGAATTGGCCCGATTGCTGGAACGCGCAGGTCCGGGTGGCCCGGGTGAGGGATCGATTACCGGGTTGTTCTCGGTTCTGGTCGAAGGGGATGACACCAACGAACCAATCGCCGATGCCGTGCGTGGTATTATCGACGGCCACATCGTGATGGAGCGCGCCATTGCCGATCGCGGGCGGTATCCGGCCATTAACGTGTTGCGGTCCGTATCACGGGCCTTGCCACGGGCGCTGAACGATGAACAGAACGCCATTTTGAAACGCGCGAAGCAGGTGATTACCAGTTACGAGGATATGGCCGAGTTGATCCGCCTGGGTGCATACCGCAAGGGTACGGACCCGAAGGTGGACGAGGCGATTGATCTGTACCCGAAAATGGAAGAGTTTCTGGCGCAGAACAAAGACGATAACACCACCATCGTCGAAGGATTTGCGCGGATGCAAGAGATGTTAAATTCCGTCGCCACACCGCGCGGCCGTCGTTTTTAG
- a CDS encoding flagellar FliJ family protein: MADLNPLIRWRKYVIDEKQKVLSSLYREAENLQQKRDKMEADLAHEKELASQSEVTEATTYYGRYAEVQRKKIAQMDGAIAKINARIERAQDEIRAAFADLKKVQITQKNREDREEAEQNRKETIMLDEIGLETFRRNDEAKE, encoded by the coding sequence ATGGCTGATCTCAACCCCCTGATCCGCTGGCGCAAATATGTCATCGATGAAAAACAGAAAGTCCTCTCCAGCCTGTATCGTGAGGCAGAAAATCTGCAACAAAAGCGCGACAAGATGGAAGCGGATCTGGCCCATGAAAAAGAACTGGCCAGCCAGAGCGAAGTGACCGAAGCCACGACCTATTACGGGCGTTACGCCGAAGTCCAGCGCAAAAAAATCGCCCAGATGGATGGGGCCATCGCCAAGATCAACGCCCGGATTGAGCGGGCGCAGGATGAGATTCGTGCCGCCTTCGCCGATTTAAAAAAGGTGCAAATTACCCAGAAAAATCGTGAAGATCGCGAAGAGGCGGAACAAAACCGCAAGGAAACGATCATGCTGGATGAAATTGGCCTGGAAACATTTCGTCGCAATGATGAGGCGAAGGAATAG